The following proteins come from a genomic window of Malus domestica chromosome 02, GDT2T_hap1:
- the LOC103405613 gene encoding UDP-glycosyltransferase 91C1-like, whose protein sequence is MPFLEVSKFLAQKGHQISFISTPKNINRLRSSSFSPLINFVELPLPAVDGLPESVESTSELPINKVPYLKKAYDLLKPSVTHFIQHSSVNWVVHDIICYWMPRVATQLGVNSVYFNITNASTLAFLGPPTELLGDKRRRPEDFTVVPEWVDYPSNVAFKQHEMVSHWDCMDDEVSDFQRLAGSIQDCNFVTMRSCTEFESDAVSLLRKIYGKPVVPLGLLPPGSAPHQHGVANDRGDDKWEVLREWLESKKPNSVVYIALGTEVTLSQELMHELAHGIEKSGLPFIWVVNNRPLVEGVLGSDIIPLGFETRVEDRGLVLRGWAPQLKILGHISIGGFLTHCGWSSVVEALGYGRALILFSGANSDQGLIARLMHDKQVGLEIPRDEQDGSFTSDSVAELIGRVMVEKEGESIRSNARAMKEIFGNVELNNKCLDEFTRVLETWPK, encoded by the coding sequence ATGCCATTTCTGGAGGTCTCCAAGTTCTTAGCTCAAAAGGGTCACCAAATCTCTTTCATCTCCACCCCCAAAAACATCAATCGCCTCCGATCCTCCTCCTTTTCCCCGCTCATCAATTTCGTCGAGCTTCCTCTCCCCGCCGTCGACGGCTTACCGGAATCCGTTGAGTCCACCTCCGAGCTACCAATCAACAAAGTCCCTTACCTCAAAAAAGCATACGACTTGCTTAAGCCTTCAGTCACGCATTTCATCCAACACTCGAGCGTCAACTGGGTCGTCCATGACATCATTTGCTACTGGATGCCCAGAGTCGCCACTCAGCTGGGAGTCAACTCGGTCTACTTCAACATCACCAACGCCAGTACCTTGGCTTTCTTGGGTCCTCCGACCGAGTTACTCGGCGATAAACGCAGGCGACCGGAGGACTTTACGGTCGTCCCCGAGTGGGTCGACTATCCTTCCAACGTTGCTTTTAAGCAGCATGAGATGGTGAGCCACTGGGATTGCATGGACGATGAGGTCTCCGATTTTCAGAGACTCGCGGGTTCGATTCAAGATTGTAATTTTGTGACTATGCGGAGCTGCACCGAGTTCGAATCTGACGCGGTGAGTTTGCTCAGGAAGATCTACGGCAAACCCGTTGTTCCACTCGGGCTGCTTCCGCCTGGCTCAGCACCACATCAGCATGGCGTCGCTAACGATCGAGGGGATGACAAGTGGGAAGTGTTGAGAGAGTGGCTCGAAAGTAAGAAACCGAACTCGGTGGTTTACATCGCCCTCGGCACCGAGGTGACTCTGAGTCAAGAGTTGATGCACGAGTTGGCACATGGGATAGAGAAATCCGGGTTGCCCTTTATTTGGGTGGTCAACAATCGCCCGTTGGTGGAGGGCGTGTTGGGCTCCGATATAATTCCACTCGGGTTTGAAACACGAGTAGAGGATCGAGGCTTGGTCTTGAGAGGTTGGGCCCCACAACTTAAGATTCTAGGTCATATTTCGATCGGAGGTTTCCTAACTCATTGTGGTTGGAGTTCAGTTGTCGAGGCACTAGGGTACGGGCGGGCTTTGATTTTGTTTTCGGGTGCTAATTCCGACCAAGGGTTGATCGCGAGACTAATGCACGATAAGCAGGTCGGGTTGGAGATACCGAGGGACGAGCAAGACGGGTCGTTTACGAGTGACTCGGTGGCCGAGTTGATTGGGCGAGTGATGGTGGAGAAAGAAGGTGAGTCCATAAGGTCAAATGCACGGGCCATGAAGGAGATATTTGGCAATGTAGAGTTGAACAACAAGTGCTTGGACGAGTTCACTCGGGTCCTTGAAACCTGGCCCAAATAA